One region of Skermanella mucosa genomic DNA includes:
- a CDS encoding TRAP transporter small permease, with translation MTSWLIKGEGLLATLLLAIIVLLVFAAGVMRWFGYPLVWSVDLAQLLFVWVSFLGADMALRKRAHIGIDYLVKRLPPTTRAVLDLVLGAVVLCFLLTMVVMGYQLTMLNLERQFGDSGISYAFVTGAVPAGCLLLAVTLLGQMVRTARGLRTRPEPVFAAPSAIHAEEVVP, from the coding sequence ATGACATCCTGGCTGATCAAGGGGGAGGGGCTGCTGGCAACGCTCCTCCTCGCCATCATCGTGCTTCTCGTCTTCGCCGCCGGTGTCATGCGCTGGTTCGGGTATCCCCTGGTCTGGTCGGTGGACCTGGCGCAGCTCCTGTTCGTCTGGGTCAGCTTCCTCGGCGCCGACATGGCGCTGAGGAAGCGCGCCCATATCGGCATCGACTATCTGGTCAAGCGCCTGCCGCCGACCACCCGGGCGGTGCTCGACCTGGTGCTGGGGGCGGTAGTGCTGTGCTTCCTGCTGACCATGGTCGTCATGGGCTACCAGCTGACCATGCTGAACCTGGAACGGCAGTTCGGCGACAGCGGGATCAGCTACGCTTTCGTGACCGGCGCGGTGCCGGCCGGGTGCCTGCTGCTGGCCGTCACCCTGCTGGGCCAGATGGTCCGGACCGCGCGCGGCCTGCGCACCCGGCCGGAACCCGTCTTCGCCGCCCCATCCGCCATCCATGCCGAGGAGGTCGTCCCATGA
- a CDS encoding type II toxin-antitoxin system Phd/YefM family antitoxin has protein sequence MRKIQSSEVKARLPQILDEVERGETVIITRHGRPIARIVPEVDNRAAEIRKTMDRIAAFRQTMPRLSVEEILSARHEGHNY, from the coding sequence GTGAGGAAAATCCAATCCTCCGAGGTAAAGGCTCGCCTGCCTCAGATCCTCGACGAGGTCGAGCGCGGGGAAACGGTCATCATCACCCGGCACGGCCGCCCCATCGCCAGGATCGTACCCGAGGTCGATAACCGGGCAGCGGAGATCCGCAAGACCATGGATCGGATCGCCGCTTTCCGCCAGACCATGCCCCGCCTTTCAGTCGAGGAAATCCTGTCGGCGCGCCATGAGGGGCACAACTACTGA
- a CDS encoding C4-dicarboxylate TRAP transporter substrate-binding protein: MSFITRTWRAATLGMALATMAGSAFAADYTLSVNTALAQQDPLYKGLEEFKRNVEQRTDGNISVRLFPGSQLGKDEDVLEQARAGAGVAVVVDGGRLAVFTKEFGVLGGPYLAQGFDGVRKVVTSPLFEQWVEKLRKASGHQVLSFNWWQGERHVLTNKPVATPADLSGVRMRTPGAPVWMETIRAMGATPTPMGWSEVYTALQQKVIDGVEAQHPASYGSRLYEVTSHVTKTGHINLITGIVTSAAWFDKLPAEYRQILREESTKAGDNASRATQASLAEYERQMKEQGMTIAEIDVAPFREATKPVYDKLGYTELHQEIEKILQN, encoded by the coding sequence ATGAGCTTCATCACGCGCACGTGGCGCGCAGCCACGCTCGGCATGGCCCTGGCCACCATGGCCGGCAGCGCCTTCGCCGCCGACTACACCCTCAGCGTCAACACCGCCCTGGCCCAGCAGGACCCGTTGTACAAGGGCCTGGAGGAATTCAAGCGCAACGTCGAGCAGCGGACCGACGGCAACATCTCCGTCCGCCTGTTCCCGGGGTCGCAGCTCGGCAAGGACGAGGACGTGCTGGAGCAGGCCCGGGCCGGGGCCGGCGTCGCCGTGGTGGTCGACGGCGGCCGCCTCGCCGTCTTTACCAAGGAGTTCGGCGTCCTCGGCGGGCCGTACCTGGCGCAGGGCTTCGACGGCGTGCGCAAGGTCGTCACCTCCCCGCTGTTCGAGCAGTGGGTCGAGAAGCTGCGCAAGGCTTCGGGGCACCAGGTGCTGTCGTTCAACTGGTGGCAGGGCGAACGCCACGTGCTGACCAACAAGCCGGTCGCCACGCCGGCCGACCTGAGCGGCGTCCGCATGCGCACGCCGGGCGCCCCGGTCTGGATGGAGACGATCCGCGCGATGGGCGCCACCCCGACGCCGATGGGCTGGTCGGAGGTCTATACCGCCCTCCAGCAGAAGGTGATCGACGGGGTCGAGGCCCAGCACCCGGCCAGCTACGGCTCCCGGCTGTACGAGGTGACCAGCCATGTCACCAAGACCGGCCACATCAACCTGATCACCGGCATCGTCACCAGCGCCGCCTGGTTCGACAAGCTGCCGGCGGAGTACCGCCAGATCCTGCGCGAGGAATCGACCAAGGCGGGCGACAACGCGTCCCGCGCGACCCAGGCGTCGCTGGCCGAGTACGAGAGGCAGATGAAGGAGCAGGGCATGACCATCGCGGAGATCGACGTCGCCCCGTTCCGCGAGGCGACCAAGCCGGTCTACGACAAGCTGGGCTATACCGAGCTCCACCAGGAAATCGAGAAGATCCTCCAGAACTGA
- the fba gene encoding class II fructose-bisphosphate aldolase (catalyzes the reversible aldol condensation of dihydroxyacetonephosphate and glyceraldehyde 3-phosphate in the Calvin cycle, glycolysis, and/or gluconeogenesis), with protein sequence MALVAMRQLLDHAAEHGYGLPAFNINNMEQIRAIMLAADACDSPVILQASAGARKYTGEAFLRHMVEAAVETWPHIPIVLHQDHGASPAVCQRSIRSGFTSVMMDGSLREDMKTPASFEYNVRVTRRVVEMAHPVGVSVEGELGCLGSLETGQAGEEDGSGAEGTLGRDQLLTDPDQAADFVQATGVDALAIAIGTSHGAYKFSRRPTGDILAIDRIREIHARLPNTHLVMHGSSSVPQEWLDVIREHGGEIKETYGVPVEEIQKGIRYGVRKVNIDTDIRLAMTGAVRRLLSQKPDEFDPRKFFAAALTAASDLCRARFEAFGSAGQASRIRPMTMERVAESYMVAA encoded by the coding sequence ATGGCTCTCGTCGCGATGCGCCAGCTGCTGGACCACGCCGCCGAACACGGCTACGGCCTGCCCGCCTTCAACATCAACAACATGGAGCAGATCCGCGCGATCATGCTGGCGGCCGACGCCTGCGACAGCCCGGTGATCCTCCAGGCCTCGGCGGGCGCCCGCAAATACACCGGCGAGGCCTTCCTGCGCCATATGGTGGAGGCCGCGGTCGAGACCTGGCCGCACATCCCGATCGTGCTCCACCAGGACCACGGCGCCAGCCCGGCAGTGTGCCAGCGCTCGATCCGCTCGGGCTTCACCAGCGTCATGATGGACGGCTCCCTGCGGGAGGACATGAAGACGCCGGCCAGCTTCGAATACAATGTCCGGGTGACCCGGCGGGTGGTGGAGATGGCCCACCCCGTCGGCGTCTCGGTCGAGGGCGAGCTGGGCTGCCTGGGATCGCTGGAGACCGGCCAGGCCGGGGAGGAGGACGGCTCCGGCGCCGAGGGCACCCTGGGCCGCGACCAGCTGCTGACCGATCCCGACCAGGCGGCCGACTTCGTCCAGGCCACGGGGGTGGACGCGCTGGCGATCGCGATCGGCACCAGCCACGGCGCCTACAAGTTCTCCCGCCGCCCGACCGGCGATATCCTGGCGATCGACCGCATCCGGGAGATCCACGCCCGCCTGCCCAACACCCACCTGGTGATGCACGGCTCCTCCTCCGTGCCGCAGGAATGGCTGGACGTCATCCGCGAGCATGGCGGCGAGATCAAGGAAACCTACGGCGTCCCGGTCGAGGAGATCCAGAAGGGCATCCGCTACGGTGTCCGCAAGGTCAACATCGACACCGACATCCGCCTCGCCATGACCGGCGCGGTCCGCCGTCTTCTGTCCCAGAAGCCCGACGAGTTCGACCCCCGCAAATTCTTCGCCGCCGCCCTGACCGCCGCCAGCGACCTCTGCCGCGCCCGGTTCGAGGCGTTCGGCAGCGCCGGCCAGGCGTCAAGGATCAGGCCGATGACGATGGAGCGGGTGGCGGAGAGCTACATGGTCGCGGCGTGA
- a CDS encoding type II toxin-antitoxin system VapC family toxin, with protein sequence MPFVIDASIAASWLLSDEGHDIAAAAFERLVEDHALAPGLWWFEMRNLFIVNERRWRMDGEKTTRALALLSELPIRLDHLADSASVLRLARRHRLTVYDAAYLELAQREAAPLATLDDALTRAAKLEHVPLVGAGE encoded by the coding sequence ATGCCTTTCGTCATCGACGCGTCGATCGCCGCAAGCTGGCTGCTTTCCGACGAGGGGCACGACATCGCGGCGGCCGCGTTCGAGCGCCTTGTAGAAGACCACGCGCTGGCTCCCGGTTTATGGTGGTTCGAGATGCGCAACTTGTTCATCGTCAATGAACGCCGGTGGCGCATGGACGGTGAGAAGACAACGCGGGCCTTGGCCCTGCTGTCCGAATTGCCGATCAGGCTCGACCACCTTGCCGACAGCGCGTCCGTGCTGCGCCTTGCGCGACGCCATCGCCTGACCGTCTATGATGCTGCCTATCTGGAGCTTGCACAGCGGGAGGCGGCGCCCTTGGCGACCCTGGACGACGCGCTGACGCGGGCGGCGAAGCTGGAGCATGTGCCTTTGGTCGGCGCGGGGGAATAG
- the uxaC gene encoding glucuronate isomerase yields the protein MLNEDRLFPADPGTRGIARRLYAEVRDLPIVSPHGHTDPAWFALDEAFSDPATLLVVPDHYLLRMLYSQGIPLESLGVRPRDGAAAGVGSVETDPRRIWRTVAEHWHLYRATPTRLWWEYSLEHVFGVTERLSAATADAIYDRIAECLAKPEFRPRALFERFNIEVLATTESPLDTLEHHKALQSSGWRGRVVTTFRPDPVVDPDTPGFLANLEALGRMTGEDTLGWKGYLSALARRRRDFMACGATATDHGHPTAFTADLPPDQAAALFETIVSGRATPAQAELFRGQMLTEMARMSLEDGLVMQIHAGVHRGHNDWMRRTFGPNLGDDIPVRGEFVTALKPLLDRFGNERDLTVILFTLDETVYARELAPLAGHYPVLRLGPAWWFHDSPEGMRRYREQTTETAGFYNTVGFNDDTRAFPSIPARHDVARRVDCAYLAGLVAEHRLDEDEAREVAVDLAYRLAKKAYRL from the coding sequence ATGCTGAACGAAGACCGACTGTTCCCGGCCGATCCCGGCACGCGGGGGATCGCCCGTCGCCTCTATGCCGAGGTCCGGGACCTGCCCATCGTCAGTCCGCACGGCCATACCGACCCGGCCTGGTTCGCCCTGGACGAGGCGTTTTCCGATCCCGCCACCCTCCTGGTGGTGCCGGACCATTACCTGCTGCGCATGCTCTACAGCCAGGGCATCCCGCTGGAGAGCCTGGGCGTGCGGCCTCGGGACGGGGCGGCGGCCGGGGTAGGATCGGTCGAGACGGACCCCCGGCGGATCTGGCGCACGGTGGCCGAGCACTGGCACCTGTACCGGGCGACGCCGACCCGGCTGTGGTGGGAGTATTCGCTGGAGCACGTGTTTGGCGTGACGGAGCGGCTGTCGGCGGCCACCGCCGACGCGATCTACGACCGGATCGCCGAGTGCTTGGCGAAACCGGAGTTCCGGCCGCGCGCCCTGTTCGAGCGGTTCAACATCGAGGTGCTGGCCACCACGGAATCCCCGCTCGACACGCTGGAGCACCACAAGGCGCTCCAGTCGTCGGGATGGCGGGGGCGGGTGGTGACGACGTTCCGGCCCGACCCGGTGGTCGATCCGGACACCCCGGGCTTCCTCGCCAACCTGGAGGCGCTGGGCAGGATGACCGGCGAGGACACCCTGGGCTGGAAGGGCTACCTGTCGGCCCTGGCGCGGCGGCGGCGCGACTTCATGGCGTGCGGGGCGACCGCGACCGACCACGGCCACCCCACGGCCTTCACCGCGGACCTGCCCCCGGACCAGGCGGCGGCGCTGTTCGAGACCATCGTGTCCGGCCGGGCGACTCCCGCCCAAGCCGAGCTGTTCCGCGGCCAAATGCTGACGGAGATGGCGCGCATGAGCCTGGAGGACGGGCTGGTCATGCAGATCCATGCCGGCGTCCACCGCGGCCACAATGACTGGATGCGCCGCACCTTCGGGCCGAACCTGGGCGACGACATCCCGGTCCGGGGCGAGTTCGTCACCGCGCTGAAGCCGCTGCTCGACCGGTTCGGCAACGAGCGGGACCTCACGGTCATCCTGTTCACGCTGGACGAGACGGTCTATGCGCGCGAGTTGGCGCCGCTCGCCGGGCATTATCCCGTCCTGCGGCTCGGCCCGGCCTGGTGGTTCCACGACAGCCCGGAGGGCATGCGCCGCTACCGCGAGCAGACCACGGAGACGGCGGGCTTCTACAACACCGTGGGCTTCAACGACGACACAAGGGCCTTCCCGTCGATCCCGGCCCGGCACGACGTCGCCCGCCGGGTCGATTGCGCCTATCTGGCCGGCCTGGTGGCGGAGCACCGGCTGGACGAGGACGAGGCGCGGGAGGTGGCGGTCGATCTGGCCTACCGGCTGGCGAAGAAGGCCTACCGTCTGTGA
- a CDS encoding TRAP transporter large permease, whose protein sequence is MTLLAVTFFVLMGLGLPIAFAIGIAGFSFFATSEIMPMSIGVQQVATASQSFPLLAVPFFVLAGHMMNRTGITTRLIACSSVLVSWMSGGLAQVCIVLSTLMGGVSGSAVADAAMEARILGPSLIARGYSRGFTCATIAVGSLITATIPPSLGLILYGFVGNVSVGRLFLAGVIPGLLMMAGLMVTVWLIARRRGYRAELTERPTLRSVWAAVADAKWALLFPVALLVAIRGGLFTPSEVGAFAVIYAAVVGFLLHRELTWAGVMESLYEAVVDTGLIMLIILFSGMVGYAIIFEQAPQSIAEAMTGLTREPILVVALVLFFLFVAGLFIESTVLVLLLTPIFLPIVTPLGVDPVHFGILMMTIVTLGSMTPPVGVAMYTVCSLLDCPVEEYVVESLPFIFTILLLVAVLALWPGLVLFLPNALM, encoded by the coding sequence ATGACCCTGCTCGCCGTCACCTTCTTCGTCCTCATGGGGCTCGGCCTGCCGATCGCCTTCGCCATCGGGATCGCCGGATTCTCGTTCTTCGCGACCAGCGAGATCATGCCGATGTCGATCGGCGTGCAGCAGGTCGCGACCGCGTCCCAGAGCTTCCCGCTGCTGGCGGTGCCGTTCTTCGTGCTGGCCGGCCACATGATGAACCGGACCGGCATCACCACCCGGCTGATCGCCTGCTCCAGCGTGCTGGTGTCCTGGATGTCGGGGGGGCTGGCCCAGGTCTGCATCGTGCTGTCCACCCTGATGGGCGGCGTCTCCGGGTCGGCGGTGGCCGACGCGGCGATGGAGGCCCGCATCCTCGGTCCCAGCCTGATCGCGCGGGGCTATTCCAGGGGCTTCACCTGCGCCACGATCGCGGTGGGCTCGCTGATCACCGCGACCATCCCGCCGAGCCTGGGGCTGATCCTGTACGGCTTCGTCGGCAACGTGTCGGTCGGCCGGCTTTTCCTGGCCGGCGTCATCCCCGGGCTGCTGATGATGGCCGGGCTGATGGTCACCGTGTGGCTGATCGCGCGCCGGCGCGGCTACCGCGCCGAACTGACCGAGCGGCCGACCCTGCGGTCGGTCTGGGCGGCGGTCGCCGACGCCAAGTGGGCTCTGCTGTTCCCGGTGGCATTGCTGGTCGCGATCCGCGGCGGGTTGTTCACCCCGTCGGAGGTCGGCGCATTCGCGGTGATCTATGCCGCCGTCGTCGGCTTCCTGCTGCACCGGGAATTGACCTGGGCCGGGGTGATGGAATCCCTGTACGAGGCCGTGGTGGATACCGGGCTGATCATGCTGATCATCCTGTTCTCCGGCATGGTCGGCTACGCCATCATCTTCGAGCAGGCGCCGCAGAGCATCGCCGAGGCGATGACCGGGCTGACTCGCGAGCCGATCCTTGTGGTGGCGCTGGTGTTGTTCTTCCTGTTCGTCGCCGGGCTGTTCATCGAGAGCACGGTGCTGGTGCTGCTGCTGACGCCGATCTTCCTGCCGATCGTGACGCCGCTTGGCGTCGATCCCGTGCATTTCGGCATCCTGATGATGACCATCGTCACGCTGGGGTCGATGACGCCGCCGGTGGGGGTCGCGATGTACACCGTGTGCAGCCTGCTGGACTGCCCGGTGGAGGAGTACGTGGTCGAATCTCTGCCCTTCATCTTCACGATCCTGCTGCTGGTCGCGGTCCTCGCCTTGTGGCCCGGACTGGTCCTGTTCCTGCCGAACGCCCTGATGTGA
- the tkt gene encoding transketolase, whose product MTETLTAEAQAPATDRRTLANALRILAIDAVEKAKSGHPGMPMGMADIAETLWNRHLRHDPADPRWPDRDRFVLSNGHGSMLLYGLLHLTGYDLPLDELKGFRQLHSRTPGHPEWGITPGVETTTGPLGQGICNAVGMALAERLLADEFNRPGHVIVDHRTFVFVGDGCLMEGISHEACSLAGTLGLEKLVVFYDDNGISIDGHVQGWFTDDTPARFEAYGWRVIRDVDGHDPAALDDAFARALAPDGKPVLVCCKTVIGWGAPKKAGTHDVHGAPLGADETAATRQALGWPHPAFEIPAEIRDAWDARARGAKLRQDWQRRFDAYAAEHPDLAAEFTRRIAGRLPDDFAERADGFIAATAEAAQAAATRKSSQRAIEALAPLLPELLGGSADLTGSNLTNWPACRTVSGTGGGNYVHYGVREFGMTAIVNGIALHGGYIPFGGTFLVFSDYSRNALRLSALMGLGTIQVFTHDSIGLGEDGPTHQPIEHAASLRLIPNMDVWRPCDALETAVAWRAAVERRDGPTSLLLSRQNLPAQSGGAERGRAAARGGYVLADPEAGTPELVLIATGSEVPLAMAARDLLAADGIAARVVSMPSTTVFDRQDAAYRNAVLGTGVPRLAIEAGRTDGWWKYVGLDGAVIGIDRFGESAPAEALFPFFGLTPERVAETARALLR is encoded by the coding sequence ATGACTGAGACGCTGACCGCCGAGGCCCAGGCCCCGGCGACGGACCGACGTACCCTGGCGAATGCGCTCCGCATACTCGCTATCGACGCGGTGGAGAAGGCCAAGTCCGGCCATCCCGGCATGCCCATGGGCATGGCCGACATCGCGGAGACCCTGTGGAACCGCCATCTCCGCCACGATCCCGCCGACCCGCGCTGGCCCGACCGCGACCGCTTCGTGCTGTCCAACGGCCACGGCTCCATGCTGCTCTACGGGCTGCTGCACCTGACCGGCTACGACCTCCCGCTTGACGAGTTGAAGGGCTTCCGCCAGCTCCATTCCCGCACCCCCGGCCATCCGGAATGGGGGATCACGCCCGGCGTGGAGACGACTACCGGCCCGCTCGGCCAGGGCATCTGCAACGCGGTCGGCATGGCGCTGGCCGAACGGCTGCTCGCCGATGAATTCAACCGCCCCGGCCATGTGATCGTCGACCACCGAACATTCGTCTTCGTCGGCGACGGCTGCCTGATGGAAGGTATCTCCCACGAAGCCTGCTCCCTGGCCGGCACGCTGGGGCTGGAGAAGCTGGTCGTCTTCTACGACGACAACGGCATCTCGATCGACGGGCATGTCCAGGGCTGGTTCACCGACGATACCCCGGCCCGGTTCGAAGCCTATGGCTGGCGCGTGATCCGCGACGTGGACGGGCACGATCCCGCGGCCCTGGACGACGCCTTCGCCCGGGCCTTGGCTCCCGACGGCAAGCCCGTCCTGGTCTGCTGCAAGACGGTGATCGGCTGGGGCGCCCCGAAGAAGGCGGGAACCCACGACGTCCACGGGGCACCCCTCGGCGCCGACGAGACCGCCGCCACCCGGCAGGCCCTCGGCTGGCCCCATCCCGCCTTCGAGATCCCCGCCGAAATCCGCGACGCCTGGGACGCCCGTGCGCGCGGCGCCAAGCTCCGGCAGGACTGGCAGCGGCGCTTCGACGCCTACGCCGCCGAGCACCCCGACCTCGCCGCCGAATTCACCCGCCGCATCGCCGGCCGGCTGCCGGACGATTTCGCCGAGCGTGCCGACGGCTTCATCGCCGCCACGGCGGAAGCGGCCCAGGCCGCAGCGACACGCAAGTCGTCCCAGCGCGCGATCGAGGCGCTGGCCCCGCTGCTGCCCGAACTGCTCGGCGGCTCCGCCGACCTGACCGGCTCCAACCTGACGAACTGGCCGGCCTGCCGGACCGTCTCGGGCACCGGCGGCGGCAACTACGTCCATTACGGCGTGCGCGAGTTCGGCATGACCGCCATCGTCAACGGCATCGCCCTGCATGGCGGCTACATCCCGTTCGGCGGCACCTTCCTGGTGTTCTCCGACTATTCCAGGAACGCGCTCCGCCTGTCGGCGCTGATGGGGCTGGGCACGATCCAGGTCTTCACCCATGACAGCATCGGCCTGGGCGAGGACGGCCCGACCCACCAGCCCATCGAGCACGCGGCCAGCCTCCGCCTGATCCCGAACATGGATGTCTGGCGCCCCTGCGACGCGCTGGAGACCGCCGTCGCCTGGCGCGCCGCCGTGGAGCGCCGCGACGGCCCGACCAGCCTGCTGCTCTCGCGCCAGAACCTGCCCGCCCAGTCGGGAGGCGCCGAACGGGGCCGGGCTGCGGCACGGGGCGGCTACGTCCTGGCGGACCCCGAGGCCGGAACGCCGGAACTGGTCCTGATCGCAACCGGCTCCGAGGTTCCCCTGGCGATGGCCGCGCGCGACCTGCTGGCGGCGGACGGCATCGCGGCGCGGGTGGTGTCGATGCCGTCCACCACGGTGTTCGACCGCCAGGACGCCGCCTACCGGAATGCCGTGCTGGGGACCGGCGTCCCCCGTCTCGCGATCGAGGCCGGCCGCACCGACGGCTGGTGGAAATATGTCGGGCTGGACGGCGCCGTGATCGGCATCGACCGTTTCGGCGAATCCGCCCCGGCGGAGGCGCTGTTCCCCTTCTTCGGCCTGACGCCCGAGCGCGTCGCCGAAACCGCCCGCGCGCTGCTCCGATAA
- a CDS encoding class 1 fructose-bisphosphatase translates to MPHRSMTFAKFIIEDQRRRGGPDAELTALLNDVQTACKLIGITVSRGPLHKHRTAPGTVPGINVHDEEQKPLDVTANEIMLDTCSWGGKVRGMASEEMAEFYAVPPPHRKGRHLLVFDPLDGSSNIDVNVTVGTIFSILRAPPGDADPTEADFLRPGTEQVAAGFALYGPTTMIVVTLGAGVHGFTLDREVGNFILTHPDMRVPEETGEFAVNMSNERYWEPPVRRYVEECVQGQAGPRGKDFNMRWIASLVAEVYRILIRGGLFMYPWDTRDVSRPGRLRLLYEANPMAMILEQAGGAASTGRERILDMVPTALHQRVPLILGSKAEVERIVRYHEAHDRGEDAVFDSPLFNTRSLFRLPAGAAGGS, encoded by the coding sequence ATGCCGCATCGCAGCATGACGTTCGCGAAGTTCATCATCGAGGACCAGCGCCGACGCGGCGGTCCGGACGCCGAACTGACCGCGCTGCTGAACGATGTCCAGACCGCCTGCAAGCTGATCGGGATCACCGTGTCGCGCGGGCCGCTCCACAAGCACCGGACCGCTCCCGGCACCGTCCCCGGGATCAACGTCCATGACGAGGAGCAGAAGCCCCTCGACGTGACCGCCAACGAGATCATGCTGGATACCTGCAGCTGGGGCGGCAAGGTCCGCGGCATGGCGTCGGAGGAGATGGCCGAGTTCTACGCCGTCCCGCCGCCGCACCGGAAGGGCCGCCACCTGCTGGTGTTCGACCCGCTCGACGGCTCCTCCAACATCGACGTCAACGTGACGGTCGGCACCATCTTCTCGATCCTGCGGGCACCGCCGGGCGACGCCGACCCGACCGAAGCCGACTTCCTGCGGCCGGGCACCGAGCAGGTGGCGGCGGGCTTCGCGCTCTACGGCCCGACCACCATGATCGTGGTCACCCTGGGCGCCGGCGTCCACGGCTTCACCCTGGACCGCGAGGTCGGCAACTTCATCCTGACCCATCCCGACATGCGCGTGCCGGAGGAGACCGGCGAGTTCGCGGTCAACATGTCCAACGAGCGCTATTGGGAGCCCCCGGTCCGGCGCTACGTGGAGGAATGCGTCCAGGGCCAGGCGGGCCCCCGGGGCAAGGACTTCAACATGCGCTGGATCGCCTCGCTGGTCGCCGAGGTCTACCGCATCCTGATCCGGGGCGGGCTGTTCATGTATCCATGGGACACCCGCGACGTCTCCAGGCCGGGCCGCCTGCGCCTCCTCTACGAGGCCAACCCCATGGCGATGATCCTGGAGCAGGCGGGGGGCGCCGCCTCCACCGGCCGGGAACGCATCCTGGACATGGTGCCGACGGCGCTCCACCAGCGGGTGCCGCTGATCCTGGGCTCCAAGGCCGAGGTCGAGCGCATCGTCCGCTACCACGAGGCCCACGACCGGGGCGAGGACGCGGTGTTCGACTCGCCCCTGTTCAACACCCGCTCGCTGTTCCGCCTGCCGGCCGGCGCAGCAGGAGGTTCATGA
- a CDS encoding phosphoribulokinase, with translation MSVKHPIIAITGSSGAGTTTVRHTFQQIFRREQITAAIIEGDAYHRYDRAEMRRRLAEAQRQEQTSFSHFGPEANLFEEVETLFQRYGETGAGTTRKYLHSAEEAAPYGQEPGTFTPWEPLPEPTDLLFYEGLHGAVKTETVDAARHADLLIGVVPIINLEWIQKLHRDKISRGHSQEAIVDTILRRMPDYVNYICPQFSLTDINFQRVPTVDTSNPFIARDIPSADESMLVIRFRNPRGIDFPYLLSMLKDSFMSRPNTIVCPGGKMALAMQLIITPLIWQLMDRKKKAH, from the coding sequence ATGTCCGTCAAGCATCCCATCATCGCCATCACCGGGTCGTCGGGCGCCGGCACCACCACGGTCCGCCATACTTTCCAGCAGATCTTCCGCCGGGAACAGATCACCGCCGCGATCATCGAGGGCGACGCCTATCACCGCTACGACCGCGCCGAGATGCGCCGGCGCCTGGCCGAGGCCCAGCGCCAGGAACAGACCAGCTTCAGCCATTTCGGCCCCGAGGCGAACCTGTTCGAGGAGGTCGAGACCCTGTTCCAGCGCTATGGAGAGACCGGCGCCGGCACGACCCGCAAATACCTGCACAGCGCGGAGGAAGCGGCGCCCTACGGCCAGGAGCCCGGCACCTTCACCCCGTGGGAACCCCTGCCGGAGCCGACTGACCTGCTGTTCTACGAGGGGCTGCACGGTGCCGTGAAGACCGAGACGGTGGACGCCGCCCGCCATGCCGACCTGCTGATCGGCGTCGTGCCGATCATCAACCTGGAATGGATCCAGAAGCTCCACCGGGACAAGATCTCCCGCGGCCACAGCCAGGAGGCGATCGTCGACACGATCCTGCGGCGGATGCCCGACTACGTGAACTATATCTGCCCGCAGTTCTCGCTGACCGACATCAATTTCCAGCGGGTGCCGACGGTGGACACGTCCAACCCCTTCATCGCCCGCGATATCCCCAGTGCCGACGAGAGCATGCTGGTGATCCGCTTCCGCAACCCGCGGGGCATCGACTTCCCCTACCTGCTGTCGATGCTGAAGGACAGCTTCATGTCCCGGCCCAATACCATCGTCTGCCCCGGCGGCAAGATGGCGCTCGCCATGCAGCTGATCATCACGCCGCTCATTTGGCAGCTCATGGACCGCAAGAAGAAGGCCCACTGA